Proteins encoded by one window of bacterium:
- a CDS encoding putative sugar nucleotidyl transferase translates to MSEDCVIVFEDKHYSRFYPISLSRPIYDILAGSKTNLERIKYHFKDLPLFTICRPHIANTSEIPQFNRAILINGACVFLKKDLEFIKELKNSNENIAYTKNGIPIAIVLSSKEFRERISQGFSEKIIDGLKRVEIDILTFSYIWDLIIYNQELIISDFDEYFKDKGLQGNIGDSFIYGKEIFADNNISADTFSVIDSREGPVIIEKEVEIKPFTYLKGPAFIGNECKLVGGKITGGCSFGNGCRIGGEIENSIIIGNTNKYHEGFIGHSYIGEWVNLGALATNSDLKNNYSEISVKQNGNIVKTGSIKIGCFIGDHTKIGIGITLNTGVVIGFSCNLFGGSLIMEKEIPSFAWGNDSLRRCFSLENAIKTAQIVLERRNCAFDNKQNQMFKYIFNESKMQRKVWLKNGC, encoded by the coding sequence ATGTCAGAAGATTGTGTTATTGTATTTGAAGATAAACATTATTCAAGATTTTATCCTATTTCGCTATCTCGGCCTATCTATGATATTCTTGCTGGTTCAAAGACAAACCTTGAAAGGATAAAATACCATTTTAAAGACCTTCCATTATTTACCATTTGTAGACCACATATAGCCAATACATCTGAAATTCCTCAATTTAATAGGGCTATTCTAATCAATGGTGCCTGTGTGTTTCTAAAAAAGGATTTAGAATTCATTAAAGAGCTTAAAAATAGCAATGAGAATATTGCTTATACTAAAAATGGAATACCCATCGCTATTGTTTTATCTTCTAAAGAATTTAGGGAGAGGATTTCTCAAGGTTTTTCTGAAAAAATAATAGATGGACTAAAAAGGGTTGAAATTGATATTCTAACATTCTCATATATCTGGGATTTAATCATTTATAACCAGGAATTGATAATTTCAGATTTTGATGAATATTTTAAGGATAAAGGATTGCAAGGCAATATAGGAGACTCCTTTATTTATGGAAAGGAGATATTTGCAGACAACAATATTTCTGCCGATACTTTTTCTGTTATTGATAGCAGGGAAGGTCCTGTAATAATAGAAAAAGAGGTTGAAATAAAGCCATTTACATACCTTAAAGGTCCAGCCTTCATAGGAAATGAATGTAAATTGGTGGGTGGCAAAATAACAGGAGGGTGTTCATTTGGAAATGGATGTAGAATAGGAGGAGAGATAGAAAATAGCATAATAATTGGAAATACAAACAAGTATCATGAGGGTTTTATTGGTCATTCATATATTGGAGAATGGGTAAATTTAGGAGCATTAGCAACAAATTCTGACCTTAAGAACAATTATTCTGAAATTAGCGTTAAACAAAATGGAAACATTGTAAAAACAGGAAGCATAAAGATTGGTTGTTTTATTGGAGACCATACAAAGATAGGAATTGGAATTACCTTAAACACAGGTGTTGTAATTGGTTTCTCCTGCAATTTATTTGGGGGAAGCTTGATTATGGAAAAGGAAATTCCAAGCTTTGCTTGGGGAAATGATTCTCTTCGTCGCTGTTTCTCCTTAGAAAATGCTATAAAAACAGCCCAAATTGTATTGGAAAGAAGGAATTGCGCATTTGACAATAAGCAGAATCAGATGTTTAAATATATATTTAATGAATCAAAAATGCAAAGGAAGGTATGGTTAAAAAATGGATGTTAA